The following coding sequences are from one Solanum stenotomum isolate F172 unplaced genomic scaffold, ASM1918654v1 scaffold34726, whole genome shotgun sequence window:
- the LOC125852397 gene encoding cullin-1-like, with protein MAISRLKIIELEEGWKFMQMGITKLKKILEGQQHSFSCEEYMMLYTTIYNMCTQKPPNDYSQQLYKKYRETYVEYINSTVLPALRERHDEVMLREFVKRWANHKIMAKWLSRFFHYLNHYFIPQRSLPRLDEFCLMCFRYLIYQELNGKARDAVNVLIEQEREGKQIDRGLLKNVLDIFVGIGMGEMEYYENDFEDAMLKDTVAYYSRKASSWIVEDSCPDYMLKAEECLKKEKDRVSHYLHVLSKTKLLEKVQNELLVVYTNQLLEKEHSGCRVLLRDDKVEDLSRMYRLFHRIPKGLELVSNMFKQHVVAEGMVLVQQPEDTTNSKAESSGSGEQVFVRKLIELHDKYMAYVTNCFANNSLFHKAFNEAFEVFCNKIVSGCSSAELLASFCDNILKKGGSEKLSDDDIEETLDKVVKLLAYISDKDLFAEFYRKKLSRRLLFDKSANDDHERLILTKLKQQYGWQFTSKMEGMVTDLTLARENQNHFQEYLSNNPAASPGIDLTVTVLTTGFWPSYKSSDLCLPVEMVKCVEVFKEFYHTKTKHRKLTWIYSLGTCNINGKFDAKTIELILGTYQAAALLLFNSSDRLSYLEIKSQLNLADDDLVRLLQSLSCAKYKILIK; from the exons ATGGCAATAAGCCGGCTGAAGATTATTGAGTTGGAGGAAGGATGGAAATTTATGCAGATGGGAATCActaaattgaagaaaattttaGAAGGACAACAGCATTCTTTCAGCTGTGAAGAGTACATGATGCTCTACAC AACTATATATAACATGTGCACACAGAAGCCGCCAAATGATTACTCACAACAGTTGTATAAGAAGTACAGGGAAACATATGTAGAATATATCAATTCTACG gtTCTGCCTGCTTTACGAGAGAGGCACGATGAGGTTATGTTGAGGGAGTTTGTGAAAAGATGGGCGAATCACAAAATTATGGCTAAATGGCTCTCACGGTTCTTTCATTATCTCAACCATTATTTTATTCCCCAAAGGTCGCTACCTAGACTTGATGAATTTTGTCTGATGTGCTTTCGTTATCTG ATTTATCAGGAGTTGAACGGTAAAGCTAGAGATGCAGTTAATGTGTTG ATTGAACAAGAACGTGAGGGTAAGCAGATTGACAGAGGTCTACTGAAGAATGTTCTCGATATATTTGTTGGAATTGGTATGGGGGAAATGGAGTATTATGAGAATGATTTTGAAGATGCAATGCTTAAAGATACTGTAGCTTATTATTCTCGGAAAGCTTCAAGTTGGATTGTGGAAGATTCTTGTCCAGATTATATGTTGAAG GCAGAGGAGTGcttgaagaaagagaaagataGAGTGTCTCATTATCTCCATGTTCTTAGTAAGACAAAACTTCTAGAG AAAGTGCAAAATGAATTGTTGGTTGTATATACCAATCAATTACTTGAGAAGGAACATTCTGGATGCCGAGTATTGCTTAGAGATGATAAG GTAGAGGATTTATCTCGAATGTATAGGCTATTCCACAGAATCCCCAAGGGATTGGAACTTGTTTCAAATATGTTTAAGCAG CATGTCGTTGCTGAAGGCATGGTCTTGGTGCAACAACCTGAAGATACGACAAATAGCAAG GCCGAAAGTTCAGGCTCAGGAGAGCAG GTCTTTGTTAGAAAGTTGATTGAGCTTCACGATAAGTATATGGCTTATGTTACAAACTGTTTTGCTAATAACTCTCTCTTTCATAAG GCTTTCAATGAGGCATTTGAGGTTTTCTGCAACAAGATTGTATCTGGTTGTTCAAGTGCAGAGCTCCTTGCTTCTTTTTGTGATAATATTCTTAAGAAAGGTGGGAGTGAAAAACTCAGTGATGATGATATTGAGGAGACCTTGGATAAG gtGGTCAAGCTTCTCGCTTACATTAGTGACAAAGACCTTTTTGCGGAGTTCTACAG GAAGAAGCTTTCTCGTCGATTGCTCTTCGATAAAAGTGCCAATGATGACCACGAAAGGCTTATCTTAACAAAGCTAAAGCAACAGTATGGTTGGCAGTTCACATCAAAGATGGAAGGAATG GTGACAGACTTGACTTTGGCTAGGGAAAATCAGAACCATTTTCAAGAATATCTCAGCAACAACCCTGCTGCAAGTCCTGGAATTGATTTAACTGTCACAGTTCTTACAACTGGGTTCTGGCCTAGTTATAAATCTTCTGATTTGTGTCTCCCTGTGGAAATG GTGAAGTGTGTAGAAGTCTTCAAAGAATTCTATCACACAAAAACGAAACACAGGAAATTGACATGGATTTATTCATTGGGTACGTGTAACATCAACGGGAAGTTTGATGCAAAAACCATTGAATTGATTCTGGGAACTTATCAG GCTGCTGCTCTGTTATTGTTTAATTCTTCAGATAGATTGAGTTACTTAGAAATCAAGAGTCAGTTAAATTTGGCTGATGATGACTTGGTCAGATTGCTTCAATCCCTTTCATGTGCCAAGTATAAAATACTGATCAAGTAG
- the LOC125852398 gene encoding 60S ribosomal protein L35-like — translation MARINVHELRNKSKTDLLAQLKDLKAELALLHVAKVTGGAPNKLSKFKVVRLSIAQVLTVISQKQKSALREVYMNKKYLPLTKSLARSDYAVA, via the coding sequence ATGGCGAGAATAAACGTTCATGAGCTGAGGAACAAGTCGAAGACAGACCTTTTAGCTCAGTTGAAGGATCTGAAGGCGGAGCTTGCTCTTCTCCATGTTGCAAAGGTCACCGGTGGTGCTCCTAACAAGCTATCCAAATTCAAGGTGGTAAGGTTGTCAATTGCACAGGTTTTGACTGTCATCTCACAGAAGCAAAAGTCAGCTCTTAGAGAAGTTTACATGAACAAAAAGTACTTGCCTCTTACGAAAAGTTTGGCCAGATCTGATTATGCGGTGGCTTAG